DNA sequence from the Geitlerinema sp. PCC 9228 genome:
TCACAACGATGATTTGTCGTTGCCATGATGGGCATAAATTTTTGCTTGGGTCTACCGTTACCGGTTATTGTCCTTCCACTTTTTGACGGTAATCATCCGCGGAAAGAGCATCGTCTAGTTCGCTAGAATCGTTGACCCGTACTTTGAGCAACCATCCTTCGCCATAAGGGTCTTCAGCAACTTTTTCTGGTGCGTCAACCACGGCGTCGTTGCGTTCGAGCACTTCCCCAGAAAGGGGAGCGTACATATCTTCGACGGCTTTCACCGATTCTACCGAACCGAAACTAGACCC
Encoded proteins:
- the gcvH gene encoding glycine cleavage system protein GcvH, coding for MALEYPNDLKYLDSHEYARLEGDTATIGISAFAVDQLGDIVFLELPEVGDKVEKGSSFGSVESVKAVEDMYAPLSGEVLERNDAVVDAPEKVAEDPYGEGWLLKVRVNDSSELDDALSADDYRQKVEGQ